The Nitrosospira lacus genome window below encodes:
- the alkB gene encoding DNA oxidative demethylase AlkB, with the protein MTPDLFEFEERQRCRKWREELCPGAVVLHGFAAQDDTAIFAALHGVTGEAAFRHMITPGGFRMSVALTNCGAYGWVSDRTGYRYDATDPESGKPWPRMPGVFLKLAQKAAASAGFEDFEPDACLVNRYEPGARLSLHQDKNERDFGAPIVSVSLGLPAIFLWGGLRREDRPVRIPLMHGDVMVWGGPSRLCYHGVLALKEGNHPLMGGYRINLTFRKAT; encoded by the coding sequence ATGACGCCGGATCTGTTCGAATTCGAGGAAAGGCAGCGATGCCGGAAGTGGCGTGAGGAACTATGCCCTGGCGCAGTGGTGTTGCACGGCTTCGCGGCGCAGGATGATACGGCCATCTTCGCGGCGCTGCATGGTGTCACCGGCGAGGCGGCGTTTCGCCATATGATCACACCGGGTGGTTTCCGCATGTCGGTGGCGCTGACCAACTGTGGCGCCTATGGCTGGGTGTCGGATCGCACCGGCTATCGCTATGATGCGACAGACCCGGAAAGCGGCAAACCCTGGCCGCGCATGCCGGGCGTATTCCTGAAACTGGCGCAAAAAGCGGCGGCAAGCGCCGGTTTCGAGGATTTCGAGCCTGATGCGTGCCTCGTCAATCGCTACGAGCCGGGGGCGCGGCTGTCGTTGCATCAGGATAAGAACGAGCGCGATTTTGGCGCACCCATTGTTTCCGTTTCACTGGGGCTTCCAGCCATTTTTCTGTGGGGTGGTTTGCGGCGGGAGGACAGGCCTGTACGCATACCGCTGATGCATGGCGATGTCATGGTATGGGGCGGACCGTCAAGGCTGTGTTATCATGGGGTTCTGGCGCTCAAGGAAGGAAATCATCCTTTGATGGGCGGTTATCGCATCAATCTGACCTTTCGTAAAGCGACTTGA
- a CDS encoding amino acid permease — MLFDRVKSLDHILESAKTRGLKRQLGAFDLTMLGIGAIIGTGIFVLTSVAAEKAGPGMMYSFVIAGFICALAALVYSEIAAIVPVAGSAYTYSYAVFGELIAWMVGWALILEYAVAAAAVAVGWSGYINGFLHEIGYGLPLALTAGPRDTIVLADGTTSAGGFNLLAFLVSLFVTFLLIIGTAKSARFTAVLVVVKIIALTAFIVLALPAVNAIHFEPMLPNGWGTPASGIGVLGAAASIFFAYIGFDAVSTAAEETRNPNRNVPIGLIGSLGICTIFYLIVAYAAVGAVGAQPGGELSQSKEPLAFVLRAVGYPVIGNWVASAAIIALPSVVLMMIYGQTRVLFTMSRDGLMPQSFSHIHVRFHTPYVVTLITGTAVALFAAMFPVAMLADVSNSGTLFAFFMVALSVMVLRRREPDRHRPFRTPALWAVGPLAVGGCLLLFISLGWETIRLFLYWAATGLIIYFGYARKRSIIGREQADDRLL, encoded by the coding sequence ATGCTGTTTGATCGCGTCAAATCCCTGGACCATATACTGGAGTCAGCCAAAACGAGGGGGCTCAAACGCCAACTGGGAGCATTTGATCTCACCATGCTGGGTATCGGGGCCATCATCGGCACGGGCATTTTTGTATTGACCTCGGTCGCGGCCGAGAAAGCGGGTCCCGGCATGATGTATTCTTTCGTCATAGCCGGATTCATTTGCGCGCTGGCGGCCCTGGTATATTCCGAAATTGCCGCCATAGTGCCGGTGGCGGGATCGGCCTATACCTACTCTTACGCGGTATTTGGCGAATTGATCGCCTGGATGGTGGGCTGGGCGCTTATTCTGGAGTATGCGGTCGCGGCGGCCGCCGTGGCTGTCGGATGGTCCGGCTACATTAACGGCTTTCTGCACGAGATCGGCTATGGCCTGCCCTTGGCCTTGACCGCTGGGCCGCGCGACACCATTGTCCTGGCGGATGGCACAACCTCCGCCGGCGGCTTCAATCTGCTGGCATTTCTGGTTTCGCTTTTCGTCACTTTTCTCCTGATCATCGGCACCGCAAAGAGCGCCAGGTTCACCGCCGTTCTGGTGGTCGTTAAAATTATCGCCCTCACGGCATTTATTGTTCTGGCCCTGCCGGCTGTCAACGCAATCCACTTCGAGCCCATGCTGCCCAACGGCTGGGGTACCCCGGCTTCCGGAATCGGAGTGCTGGGCGCGGCCGCCTCCATCTTTTTTGCCTACATCGGCTTCGATGCAGTCTCCACCGCGGCCGAAGAAACCCGCAATCCTAACCGTAATGTGCCGATTGGGCTGATAGGATCATTGGGTATCTGCACGATTTTTTATCTGATCGTCGCCTATGCGGCAGTCGGCGCTGTCGGCGCCCAGCCCGGTGGGGAGCTATCGCAATCCAAGGAGCCTTTGGCGTTTGTACTGCGCGCGGTGGGTTACCCCGTTATTGGCAACTGGGTGGCCTCCGCCGCCATTATCGCCCTCCCCTCGGTCGTTTTAATGATGATTTACGGGCAAACCCGTGTCTTGTTCACCATGTCGCGTGATGGCCTCATGCCCCAGTCTTTCTCGCATATACACGTGCGCTTTCACACGCCGTATGTCGTTACCCTGATCACGGGGACGGCCGTGGCCTTGTTCGCGGCAATGTTCCCTGTCGCGATGCTTGCCGATGTATCGAACTCCGGCACTCTGTTCGCATTCTTCATGGTCGCCCTGAGTGTGATGGTGCTGCGCCGACGCGAACCCGATCGCCATCGCCCTTTCAGGACGCCCGCGCTTTGGGCCGTGGGTCCGTTGGCCGTGGGCGGATGCCTCCTGCTGTTCATCAGCCTCGGCTGGGAGACTATACGATTGTTCCTCTACTGGGCCGCGACTGGCCTGATCATCTATTTCGGCTACGCCCGCAAGCGCAGCATCATAGGAAGAGAACAGGCGGATGACCGATTACTTTAA
- a CDS encoding tyrosinase family protein has product MAIRENILTSATARDKYIQGVKLLKNEFPGPTTSDLGISGTSQPVSTYDLFVVWHHVAMTTFTPSTQSDRNAAHRGPVFLPWHRFMLLQLEMNLQRVLGNDLTFGLPYWDWAQDGQLSSARQRRAPIWAVNCMGGTGIPVTTGPFAFDPANPGSWRVRITASGATGQLVQVNRGLRRQLGVQTTRLPRKAHTAAAVGQSVYDAAPWNTASPGFRNLVEGWQNQPQIPPPSLHNRVHVFIGGDMSPSTSPNDPVFYLNHCNVDRIWERWMQPPPEGHGRIYVPAQSEPASLRGHRLNDTLNSLLSGTTTPAEMLDISKFYTYDALSV; this is encoded by the coding sequence GACTTCAGACCTGGGCATCAGCGGCACCTCCCAGCCAGTCAGCACCTATGACCTCTTCGTGGTTTGGCATCACGTTGCGATGACAACATTTACTCCGTCCACCCAGAGTGACCGGAATGCCGCCCATCGGGGTCCCGTGTTTCTTCCGTGGCACCGGTTCATGCTGCTGCAACTGGAAATGAATCTCCAGCGCGTGCTTGGCAATGACCTGACCTTTGGCTTGCCGTACTGGGATTGGGCACAAGACGGTCAATTATCATCCGCTCGTCAGCGGAGAGCGCCGATCTGGGCCGTCAACTGCATGGGGGGCACGGGGATACCGGTGACCACCGGTCCATTCGCGTTCGATCCCGCCAATCCAGGCTCCTGGCGCGTTCGCATTACCGCAAGCGGCGCAACCGGGCAGTTGGTACAGGTGAACCGCGGTCTGCGCCGGCAACTGGGTGTTCAGACGACCCGCTTGCCGAGGAAAGCCCACACGGCCGCCGCAGTCGGTCAATCTGTTTATGATGCCGCTCCCTGGAATACCGCTTCCCCCGGCTTCCGCAACCTCGTCGAAGGCTGGCAAAACCAGCCGCAGATTCCGCCTCCGAGCCTGCATAACCGGGTCCATGTGTTCATAGGGGGAGACATGTCGCCTTCCACCTCACCCAATGATCCTGTGTTTTATCTTAATCATTGCAATGTGGATCGCATCTGGGAGCGCTGGATGCAGCCACCGCCCGAGGGTCATGGCCGCATCTACGTGCCGGCGCAATCCGAACCTGCCAGCCTGCGGGGCCACCGCCTCAATGACACCTTGAATTCCCTGCTGTCGGGCACGACCACTCCGGCGGAAATGCTGGATATCAGTAAATTCTATACCTACGACGCATTGAGCGTATGA
- the ahr gene encoding NADPH-dependent aldehyde reductase Ahr, whose translation MMSEIHGWAAHGAKQKLEPFTFDAGPLAPEEVEMAVEYCGLCHSDLSILNNDWGLSRYPVILGHEAVGRIVATGDYVKGLHIGQRVGIGWSAGSCMHCHECMTGNHNLCPEVAATIIGHHGGFADRLRAHWAWTIPLPDALDISSAGPLLCGGITVFAPLLRHGVKPTDRVGVVGIGGLGHLALKFANAWGCEVTAFTSNVSKIEELRALGAHRVVSSRNSTEILAAANSLDFLLITVNTPLDWTALLKTLKPNGRMHVVGAVLEPMPISAFDLIMSQKSISGSPTGDPSAISAMLDFAARHGIAPQVEHFPLSRVNEAIEHLAAGKARYRVVLDVA comes from the coding sequence ATGATGAGCGAGATTCACGGATGGGCCGCGCACGGCGCTAAACAGAAGCTGGAGCCTTTCACCTTCGATGCCGGTCCGCTGGCACCGGAGGAGGTGGAGATGGCCGTTGAGTATTGCGGTCTCTGCCATTCCGATCTTTCGATTCTCAACAACGACTGGGGCTTATCCCGATACCCTGTCATACTGGGACATGAGGCGGTGGGGCGGATCGTCGCGACAGGCGATTATGTCAAGGGATTGCACATCGGGCAGCGCGTCGGCATCGGGTGGAGCGCGGGTAGCTGCATGCACTGCCATGAGTGCATGACCGGCAATCACAATCTTTGCCCGGAAGTGGCGGCGACCATCATCGGACATCACGGCGGCTTCGCGGACAGACTGAGGGCTCATTGGGCATGGACGATTCCACTGCCTGACGCGCTCGATATTTCCTCCGCGGGCCCGCTGCTTTGTGGCGGGATCACGGTGTTTGCCCCATTGCTTAGGCATGGAGTGAAGCCGACGGACCGGGTGGGGGTTGTGGGTATCGGAGGTCTGGGTCACCTTGCCCTTAAATTTGCCAATGCCTGGGGTTGCGAGGTGACGGCCTTCACGTCCAACGTATCGAAGATCGAGGAGTTACGGGCATTAGGAGCGCATCGGGTTGTGTCAAGCCGTAACAGCACGGAAATTCTCGCGGCGGCCAACTCGCTCGATTTTCTGCTTATCACCGTGAATACGCCCCTGGACTGGACTGCGCTGCTCAAGACGCTGAAACCGAATGGCCGCATGCATGTGGTAGGCGCGGTCCTGGAGCCGATGCCCATTTCCGCCTTCGACCTGATCATGAGCCAGAAAAGTATTTCAGGATCGCCAACGGGGGATCCTTCCGCAATTTCGGCCATGCTGGATTTTGCCGCGCGTCATGGTATCGCGCCGCAGGTGGAACATTTTCCGCTGAGCAGGGTGAATGAGGCAATCGAGCATCTTGCGGCGGGCAAGGCACGATATCGCGTTGTTCTGGACGTTGCATGA
- a CDS encoding DNA-3-methyladenine glycosylase family protein, giving the protein MTDTKAQAESHQFAIDHLSLIDEDWARLIELAGPCTHRSQPAREPYEALIRAVAYQQLHARAADAIIARFLGMYSPCRFPHPDQILTTEFDDLRACGFSARKIDTICGIAKGALSGLVPARDIANGMSDDELIARLTELPGIGRWTVEMLLIYTLGRLDVMPADDFGIREGYRFLKSLDTLPSRREMENAGLPCRPYRTIAAWYLWQVSALPGYKKRK; this is encoded by the coding sequence ATGACAGATACGAAAGCGCAAGCTGAAAGCCATCAATTTGCCATTGACCATCTCTCGCTGATCGATGAAGATTGGGCGCGGCTGATAGAGCTTGCCGGGCCATGCACGCATCGATCGCAACCGGCGCGCGAGCCTTACGAGGCCTTGATCAGGGCTGTTGCCTACCAGCAGCTCCACGCACGCGCAGCCGATGCGATCATTGCAAGATTCCTGGGCATGTATTCGCCATGCCGGTTTCCACATCCGGATCAGATATTGACCACCGAATTCGATGATCTTCGCGCCTGCGGTTTTTCCGCGCGCAAGATCGACACCATCTGCGGCATTGCGAAAGGCGCATTGAGCGGCCTGGTACCGGCGCGGGATATCGCGAATGGGATGTCCGACGATGAACTGATTGCCCGGCTCACCGAACTGCCGGGCATCGGCCGCTGGACGGTGGAAATGCTGCTCATCTATACGCTCGGGCGGCTGGATGTCATGCCCGCTGACGATTTTGGCATACGCGAGGGATACCGGTTCCTGAAATCCCTCGATACCCTGCCCAGTCGCCGGGAAATGGAAAATGCCGGTCTGCCTTGCCGACCTTACCGGACAATAGCGGCCTGGTATCTGTGGCAGGTTTCCGCGTTGCCTGGCTACAAGAAAAGAAAATAA